The stretch of DNA TTAAAAATGTCCCATAACCATAATTTACCATCACCTCCAAGGTATACTTGCCCTGCACAAATACCACCAACAGGCATTCCTATATACACCAAATCTTTACCTGTATAAATTTCTGGTGTTCCTCTTTCATACAATGATTTTATCCAATCTGGGGGCAAATTTTTATTAATAGGAATTTGGTAAGTATCTTGAAAAATTCCTGTTGCACTTAAAGGATGGCTCAATCCCATCGTTAAACCAGTCAGCCCAAGCCCCATCACTTTCATAAAATCCCTTCGTTGTACTTTATCAAATTGTGACGAAACTGATTTACTTTCTTGTTCAACAGAAGGACTACAACATCCTGAGTTTGGGTCGCAGCATTCTGTGCTTAAACTATTTGTATTATCTTCTTTAGGCTTAGACATTTGCTTAGACATTTATAGCATTAATCGTTAATTGATTTCAAACTATAAAATTATTAGTTTCCCAATCGTATTTCAACCATTTATACGACTATAACTAATACTTTTTTTGCAGTAGGATAACACTAAGTTTTAAGCTTATGACGTATAAAAAGTTCAGGGATTGTTTAAAAATTTATCAAATGTTTTACATTATAATGATAATGTAAAGTTTTCATACAACTTTTAATGTCATGTATTTGATTTTAAACCACATAGACATTAATATCAGGTCGAACCTTTCGACAAGCTTCACTTGCTATCTTTAATACAAAATATATTCTGTATTTTTGATAATGCTCAATGTGACAAATGTAAATTTTAAGGGATTTAGGCTTTATTTTAGAAAGTTATCATAATACGATCGTTAATTACTTCTCAAATAGGAACTAATTAGTGGTGCGATTATATTATAGCCTTTTGTATTAGGGTGTAACCCATCTCTAAACAGTGTTTCATCAATTTTTGTATCTGGAGTTAATAAGGCATCTCCTATCAATAAATAGTTAACATCAAGAGTTTGCGTGGCTTTACGTATTTCTAAATTTAAAATTCGTATCCGTTCTTCATAATCTCTTCTAGGTAATATCCCAATTAAAGTGATTTTTGCCTTAGGTTGGCGTTCTTTAATTGCATCTACTAAAAAATGCAGGCCTTTAATAATTTCATCATCTGTATTTAAATGCAAATTATTGGTTCCTATTTTAAGAATAATTTGTTCAGCATCAAATCCATCCAATTCACCATGATACACACGCCATAAAACGTTTTCTATACGATCCCAGCCATATCCAAAATTTTTAACACCTAAAGCTTCAAAATTACGGTTCCAAGAGTCTGCTCCATTAGCAATAGGCATGTCTGGAATGCCTCCCCATTGATGTACTATAGAATTTCCTATGAAACAAATTTTTGGTGCCTTTTTATTGTTAGATGCTAATATACTTTGGTGTCTTAAATTCCAGTTATATACATCGGCATCCCTATCTTGAGTTACAGGTTTTGTTGTAGAGATTGTTCCCATCGGTTCCTTAAAAACAGTACGCAGAGCTTTTTCATAGGCATTAGCGTAATACTGCATTCCTAAATCGTTAGGGTGCGTTCCATCAACAGTACTGTCTTTAGTTAAATTGATTTCTTCTTTTGTTAACAGATATATTTTTTTAGTTCCTTCAGATAGCAATTGTGAATAGGCTTCTTTCATTATTTTATTTAAATCGGAAACCTCTTTTTTTCGGTTTAAATGGATCATTTCATCAGAATAGCCTGCGTGTTCTACTAATAAAATAGGGGTTTCTGGATTTTCATTCTTTAACAAGCGTACTGAAGAGAGAATGCGCTTCTTGACATCGGA from Flavivirga spongiicola encodes:
- a CDS encoding SGNH/GDSL hydrolase family protein, with the translated sequence MKSRFFLISIVLIFQSQIINSQEDNGLSWWHPLNCEFQVIEGQGWFKNLESGFDRLPLEAKEKVRKPLWNLSKNTAGLSIRFTSNASEISVKYKLKGSLSMPHMPSTGVSGLDLYAKNSDGQWVWVKGDYSFGDYSTYHYVKLKPNDAYHAKGREYKLILPLYNTVDSLKIGVPKESLFMPLPIREEKPIVVYGTSIAQGACASRPGMAWTSILERKMDRPLINLGFSGNGRLEEEVIDFVAEISAKVYILDCLPNLAANENRTLSDVKKRILSSVRLLKNENPETPILLVEHAGYSDEMIHLNRKKEVSDLNKIMKEAYSQLLSEGTKKIYLLTKEEINLTKDSTVDGTHPNDLGMQYYANAYEKALRTVFKEPMGTISTTKPVTQDRDADVYNWNLRHQSILASNNKKAPKICFIGNSIVHQWGGIPDMPIANGADSWNRNFEALGVKNFGYGWDRIENVLWRVYHGELDGFDAEQIILKIGTNNLHLNTDDEIIKGLHFLVDAIKERQPKAKITLIGILPRRDYEERIRILNLEIRKATQTLDVNYLLIGDALLTPDTKIDETLFRDGLHPNTKGYNIIAPLISSYLRSN